The following proteins are encoded in a genomic region of Gimesia algae:
- a CDS encoding DUF5989 family protein produces MSEQSDSQSNASEEQSSDFLSQSESAAPGILAEFWDFLKHNKKWWLAPIIIALLLIGLLILVSGSAIAPFIYPI; encoded by the coding sequence ATGTCAGAACAGTCCGATTCGCAATCGAATGCATCTGAAGAACAGTCTTCTGATTTCCTGTCTCAATCAGAATCGGCGGCACCGGGGATCCTGGCTGAGTTCTGGGATTTTTTGAAACATAACAAGAAATGGTGGTTAGCGCCGATTATTATCGCGCTACTGTTGATTGGCTTACTGATACTCGTCAGTGGTAGTGCGATTGCACCTTTTATCTATCCGATTTAA
- a CDS encoding DUF1559 domain-containing protein codes for MKRKAFTLIELLVVIAIIAILIALLLPAVQQAREAARRSTCKNNLKQIGLALANYIDTTMGVFPRATISANGRGCCCGSYSPTALNTTGIPHSFHTVHTMLLPYLDQANVYNQINMSLRYDDTVNGPAVKTQIPVYICPSDNRTSDSNVVTNTAGDSISMATHSYPGTGSNHPSGLCGLHGTTGSGTGVFSERAGQLNEAGTALTHPAMKLRLITDGTSNTIAFSEFAQNKTKIDCNIGSTSQAKYGWARPAIGGTAFTIREISTPNGCNGTSTGGSNMGIARSWHAGGVHVLMVDGSVHFVSDSIHGFTWRYLGAISDNQVVSINK; via the coding sequence ATGAAACGCAAGGCATTTACGTTAATCGAGCTTCTGGTGGTCATCGCCATCATCGCCATTCTGATTGCCTTACTGTTGCCGGCGGTGCAACAGGCACGGGAGGCGGCACGTCGCAGTACCTGCAAAAATAATTTGAAGCAGATTGGTCTGGCGCTGGCAAACTACATCGACACGACCATGGGGGTATTTCCCAGGGCCACCATCTCAGCTAACGGTAGAGGCTGCTGTTGCGGAAGCTACAGCCCGACTGCTTTAAACACAACTGGAATCCCTCACAGTTTCCACACAGTTCACACTATGTTGCTGCCTTATCTTGATCAGGCCAATGTTTACAATCAGATTAATATGAGTCTGCGGTACGATGACACAGTTAATGGACCAGCTGTCAAAACGCAAATTCCTGTCTATATTTGTCCCAGTGATAATAGAACTTCGGATTCGAACGTGGTTACAAATACGGCTGGGGATTCGATCTCAATGGCAACTCACAGTTATCCAGGGACGGGATCGAATCATCCTTCCGGACTGTGTGGTTTACACGGTACAACAGGATCCGGAACGGGTGTCTTTTCAGAACGGGCCGGGCAGTTGAACGAAGCAGGAACGGCCTTAACCCATCCTGCGATGAAGTTACGCCTGATCACAGATGGGACTTCCAATACCATCGCATTTTCTGAGTTTGCTCAAAACAAGACTAAGATTGACTGCAATATTGGTAGTACCAGTCAGGCAAAATACGGCTGGGCACGCCCTGCCATCGGCGGAACCGCATTTACCATTCGCGAAATTTCTACGCCGAATGGTTGTAACGGCACCAGTACCGGCGGCTCAAATATGGGTATCGCCCGCAGCTGGCACGCTGGCGGTGTGCATGTACTGATGGTTGATGGTTCTGTCCATTTTGTCTCAGATAGTATTCATGGTTTTACCTGGAGATATCTGGGAGCCATCAGTGATAATCAGGTTGTGAGTATTAATAAATGA
- a CDS encoding SxtJ family membrane protein: protein MALAEINWKPSSRELRIFSVALGSLLALIAFVSFRASASVPLAVTLSGIAVLIALVGLMAPEKIKPVYLVWMILLFPVRWAVSCLLIALVYYLIITPIGLTLRLLGHDLVGRHFDSQTTSYWKTERRARQEQDYFRQF from the coding sequence ATGGCTTTAGCAGAAATTAACTGGAAACCTTCATCCCGTGAGCTGCGGATTTTCTCTGTGGCATTGGGCAGCCTGTTAGCGTTGATCGCATTTGTCAGCTTTCGTGCGTCGGCTTCGGTTCCCCTGGCAGTGACGCTGTCGGGAATAGCTGTGCTGATCGCGCTGGTGGGATTGATGGCACCCGAGAAGATCAAACCAGTATATCTCGTCTGGATGATCCTGTTGTTTCCTGTTCGCTGGGCTGTTTCCTGTCTGTTGATCGCTCTGGTATATTACCTGATTATTACGCCGATCGGCCTCACCTTACGGTTGCTGGGACATGATCTGGTTGGCAGACATTTTGACTCGCAGACAACTTCCTATTGGAAGACAGAACGCCGCGCCAGGCAGGAGCAGGATTATTTTCGCCAGTTTTGA
- a CDS encoding DUF1559 domain-containing protein, with the protein MKRKAFTLIELLVVIAIIAILIALLLPAVQQAREAARRSTCKNNLKQIGLALANYIDTTMGVFPRATISANGRGCCCGSYGPTALNTTGIPHSFHTVHTMLLPYLDQANVYNQINMSLRYDDTVNGPAVKTQIPVYICPSDNRTSDSNVVTNTAGDSISMATHSYPGTGSNHPYGLCGYHGTTGSGTGVFAERAGQLNEAGTALTHPVMKLRLITDGTSNTIAFSEFAQNKTKIDCNIGSTSQAKYGWARPAVGGTAFTIREISTPNGCNGTSTGGSNIGIARSWHAGGVHVLMVDGSVHFVSDSIHGFTWRYLGAISDNQVVSINK; encoded by the coding sequence ATGAAACGCAAGGCATTTACGTTAATCGAGCTTCTGGTGGTCATCGCCATCATCGCCATTCTGATTGCCTTACTGTTGCCGGCGGTGCAACAGGCACGGGAGGCGGCACGTCGCAGTACCTGCAAAAATAATTTGAAACAGATTGGTCTGGCGCTGGCAAACTACATCGACACGACCATGGGGGTATTTCCCAGGGCCACCATCTCAGCTAACGGTAGAGGTTGTTGCTGCGGAAGCTACGGCCCGACTGCTTTAAACACAACTGGAATCCCTCACAGTTTCCACACAGTTCACACTATGTTGCTGCCTTATCTTGATCAGGCCAATGTCTACAATCAGATTAATATGAGTCTGCGGTACGATGACACAGTTAATGGACCAGCTGTCAAAACGCAAATTCCTGTCTATATTTGTCCCAGTGATAATAGAACTTCGGATTCGAACGTGGTTACAAATACGGCTGGGGATTCCATATCAATGGCAACTCACAGTTATCCAGGGACGGGATCGAATCATCCTTACGGACTGTGCGGTTATCACGGTACAACTGGATCTGGAACGGGTGTCTTTGCAGAACGGGCCGGGCAGTTGAACGAAGCAGGAACGGCCTTAACTCATCCTGTGATGAAGTTACGTCTGATCACAGATGGAACCTCCAATACCATTGCATTTTCTGAGTTTGCTCAAAACAAGACTAAGATTGACTGCAATATTGGTAGTACCAGTCAGGCAAAATATGGCTGGGCACGTCCCGCCGTCGGTGGAACCGCATTTACCATTCGCGAAATTTCTACGCCGAATGGTTGTAACGGCACCAGTACCGGCGGCTCAAATATTGGTATCGCCCGCAGCTGGCACGCTGGTGGTGTGCATGTACTGATGGTTGATGGTTCTGTCCATTTTGTCTCAGATAGTATTCATGGTTTTACCTGGAGATATCTGGGAGCCATCAGTGATAATCAGGTTGTAAGTATTAATAAATGA